A genomic stretch from Arachis stenosperma cultivar V10309 chromosome 3, arast.V10309.gnm1.PFL2, whole genome shotgun sequence includes:
- the LOC130970630 gene encoding transcription activator GLK1-like isoform X1 — MLGVSSPPVGNTRRDERMESFKSIGVSSKDDGFGELSEGSLLESINFDDLFVGINMESDVLPDLEMEADVFAQFFDNPKAGADQSSIHNKLASNKNEESVVVNPPAKNAGKGRKPSSQSKSNNPQAKIRKVKVDWTPELHRRFVQAVEQLGVDKAVPSRILEIMGIDCLTRHNIASHLQKYRSHRKHLLAREAEAANWNQRRQIYGGGIAGKRDMGSPWVAPTMGFPPITSLHHFRPLHVWGHPSMDQSFIRTPTHSLSPPWVQPVPLPFWHPQHQLAQNMLTPGSPCFPQPLTTRMQKYGSGGVAGSIPATSPHPHVMYKAADPPINGLSSPNPNPIIDFHPSKESIDAAIGDVLSKPWQPLPLGLKAPALDSVLIELQRQGISNIPPSCA; from the exons ATGCTTGGTGTGTCATCACCTCCTGTGGGGAATACAAGAAGAGATGAAAGAATGGAGAGCTTCAAGTCGATTGGGGTGTCATCAAAAGACGATGGATTTGGCGAACTGTCCGAAGGAAGCTTGTTGGAAAGCATCAATTTTGATGACCTCTTCGTCGGCATCAACATGGAAAGCGATGTGTTGCCAGATTTGGAGATGGAAGCTGATGTCTTTGCCCAATTTTTTGACAACCCTAAGGCAGGGGCAGATCAATCTTCAATTCACAATAAACTTGCTTCCAATAAGAATGAGGAGTCCGTAGTTGTGAATCCTCCTGCGAAGAATGCTGGAAAAGGAAGAAAACCATCGTCTCAATCCAAGAGTAATAATCCTCAAGCCAAGATTAGAAAAGTCAAG GTGGATTGGACCCCAGAGTTACATAGGAGATTTGTACAAGCCGTGGAACAACTTGGAGTGGATAAGGCAGTACCTTCTAGGATTTTGGAGATTATGGGAATTGATTGCCTCACTCGCCATAACATTGCAAGTCACCTTCAg AAATATAGATCCCATAGGAAACATTTACTAGCGCGTGAAGCTGAAGCAGCAAATTGGAATCAAAGGAGACAAATTTATGGAGGAGGAATAGCAGGGAAGAGAGATATGGGTAGTCCATGGGTAGCACCTACCATGGGTTTCCCTCCAATCACTTCATTGCACCATTTTAGACCATTACATGTATGGGGTCATCCCTCCATGGACCAATCTTTTATACGCACTCCGACTCATTCACTGTCGCCGCCGTGGGTGCAACCTGTTCCTCTCCCGTTCTGGCATCCTCAGCACCAACTA GCTCAAAACATGCTAACCCCAGGATCACCGTGTTTTCCACAGCCTCTGACAACAAGG atgCAGAAATATGGATCAGGAGGTGTGGCAGGCAGTATTCCAGCAACATCACCACATCCACATGTTATGTACAAAGCAGCAGATCCTCCCATTAACGGCCTCTCCAGCCCCAACCCAAACCCCATCATTGACTTCCATCCG TCAAAGGAGAGCATAGATGCAGCTATTGGAGATGTTCTATCAAAGCCATGGCAGCCACTACCTCTTGGACTTAAAGCTCCAGCACTTGACAGTGTTCTAATTGAATTACAAAGACAAGGAATTTCAAATATTCCACCCTCTTGTGCTTGA
- the LOC130970630 gene encoding transcription activator GLK1-like isoform X2: protein MLGVSSPPVGNTRRDERMESFKSIGVSSKDDGFGELSEGSLLESINFDDLFVGINMESDVLPDLEMEADVFAQFFDNPKAGADQSSIHNKLASNKNEESVVVNPPAKNAGKGRKPSSQSKSNNPQAKIRKVKVDWTPELHRRFVQAVEQLGVDKAVPSRILEIMGIDCLTRHNIASHLQKYRSHRKHLLAREAEAANWNQRRQIYGGGIAGKRDMGSPWVAPTMGFPPITSLHHFRPLHVWGHPSMDQSFIRTPTHSLSPPWVQPVPLPFWHPQHQLAQNMLTPGSPCFPQPLTTRKYGSGGVAGSIPATSPHPHVMYKAADPPINGLSSPNPNPIIDFHPSKESIDAAIGDVLSKPWQPLPLGLKAPALDSVLIELQRQGISNIPPSCA, encoded by the exons ATGCTTGGTGTGTCATCACCTCCTGTGGGGAATACAAGAAGAGATGAAAGAATGGAGAGCTTCAAGTCGATTGGGGTGTCATCAAAAGACGATGGATTTGGCGAACTGTCCGAAGGAAGCTTGTTGGAAAGCATCAATTTTGATGACCTCTTCGTCGGCATCAACATGGAAAGCGATGTGTTGCCAGATTTGGAGATGGAAGCTGATGTCTTTGCCCAATTTTTTGACAACCCTAAGGCAGGGGCAGATCAATCTTCAATTCACAATAAACTTGCTTCCAATAAGAATGAGGAGTCCGTAGTTGTGAATCCTCCTGCGAAGAATGCTGGAAAAGGAAGAAAACCATCGTCTCAATCCAAGAGTAATAATCCTCAAGCCAAGATTAGAAAAGTCAAG GTGGATTGGACCCCAGAGTTACATAGGAGATTTGTACAAGCCGTGGAACAACTTGGAGTGGATAAGGCAGTACCTTCTAGGATTTTGGAGATTATGGGAATTGATTGCCTCACTCGCCATAACATTGCAAGTCACCTTCAg AAATATAGATCCCATAGGAAACATTTACTAGCGCGTGAAGCTGAAGCAGCAAATTGGAATCAAAGGAGACAAATTTATGGAGGAGGAATAGCAGGGAAGAGAGATATGGGTAGTCCATGGGTAGCACCTACCATGGGTTTCCCTCCAATCACTTCATTGCACCATTTTAGACCATTACATGTATGGGGTCATCCCTCCATGGACCAATCTTTTATACGCACTCCGACTCATTCACTGTCGCCGCCGTGGGTGCAACCTGTTCCTCTCCCGTTCTGGCATCCTCAGCACCAACTA GCTCAAAACATGCTAACCCCAGGATCACCGTGTTTTCCACAGCCTCTGACAACAAGG AAATATGGATCAGGAGGTGTGGCAGGCAGTATTCCAGCAACATCACCACATCCACATGTTATGTACAAAGCAGCAGATCCTCCCATTAACGGCCTCTCCAGCCCCAACCCAAACCCCATCATTGACTTCCATCCG TCAAAGGAGAGCATAGATGCAGCTATTGGAGATGTTCTATCAAAGCCATGGCAGCCACTACCTCTTGGACTTAAAGCTCCAGCACTTGACAGTGTTCTAATTGAATTACAAAGACAAGGAATTTCAAATATTCCACCCTCTTGTGCTTGA
- the LOC130970630 gene encoding transcription activator GLK1-like isoform X3, translated as MESFKSIGVSSKDDGFGELSEGSLLESINFDDLFVGINMESDVLPDLEMEADVFAQFFDNPKAGADQSSIHNKLASNKNEESVVVNPPAKNAGKGRKPSSQSKSNNPQAKIRKVKVDWTPELHRRFVQAVEQLGVDKAVPSRILEIMGIDCLTRHNIASHLQKYRSHRKHLLAREAEAANWNQRRQIYGGGIAGKRDMGSPWVAPTMGFPPITSLHHFRPLHVWGHPSMDQSFIRTPTHSLSPPWVQPVPLPFWHPQHQLAQNMLTPGSPCFPQPLTTRMQKYGSGGVAGSIPATSPHPHVMYKAADPPINGLSSPNPNPIIDFHPSKESIDAAIGDVLSKPWQPLPLGLKAPALDSVLIELQRQGISNIPPSCA; from the exons ATGGAGAGCTTCAAGTCGATTGGGGTGTCATCAAAAGACGATGGATTTGGCGAACTGTCCGAAGGAAGCTTGTTGGAAAGCATCAATTTTGATGACCTCTTCGTCGGCATCAACATGGAAAGCGATGTGTTGCCAGATTTGGAGATGGAAGCTGATGTCTTTGCCCAATTTTTTGACAACCCTAAGGCAGGGGCAGATCAATCTTCAATTCACAATAAACTTGCTTCCAATAAGAATGAGGAGTCCGTAGTTGTGAATCCTCCTGCGAAGAATGCTGGAAAAGGAAGAAAACCATCGTCTCAATCCAAGAGTAATAATCCTCAAGCCAAGATTAGAAAAGTCAAG GTGGATTGGACCCCAGAGTTACATAGGAGATTTGTACAAGCCGTGGAACAACTTGGAGTGGATAAGGCAGTACCTTCTAGGATTTTGGAGATTATGGGAATTGATTGCCTCACTCGCCATAACATTGCAAGTCACCTTCAg AAATATAGATCCCATAGGAAACATTTACTAGCGCGTGAAGCTGAAGCAGCAAATTGGAATCAAAGGAGACAAATTTATGGAGGAGGAATAGCAGGGAAGAGAGATATGGGTAGTCCATGGGTAGCACCTACCATGGGTTTCCCTCCAATCACTTCATTGCACCATTTTAGACCATTACATGTATGGGGTCATCCCTCCATGGACCAATCTTTTATACGCACTCCGACTCATTCACTGTCGCCGCCGTGGGTGCAACCTGTTCCTCTCCCGTTCTGGCATCCTCAGCACCAACTA GCTCAAAACATGCTAACCCCAGGATCACCGTGTTTTCCACAGCCTCTGACAACAAGG atgCAGAAATATGGATCAGGAGGTGTGGCAGGCAGTATTCCAGCAACATCACCACATCCACATGTTATGTACAAAGCAGCAGATCCTCCCATTAACGGCCTCTCCAGCCCCAACCCAAACCCCATCATTGACTTCCATCCG TCAAAGGAGAGCATAGATGCAGCTATTGGAGATGTTCTATCAAAGCCATGGCAGCCACTACCTCTTGGACTTAAAGCTCCAGCACTTGACAGTGTTCTAATTGAATTACAAAGACAAGGAATTTCAAATATTCCACCCTCTTGTGCTTGA